A portion of the Sabethes cyaneus chromosome 3, idSabCyanKW18_F2, whole genome shotgun sequence genome contains these proteins:
- the LOC128741333 gene encoding DNA repair protein XRCC1, which produces MPSVVIQSVESYSSEDTNFPASNLLAKDARKWRCKDSGEKSAYVILRLEKALCISGIDIGNEHSAFIEVLVAKSGPSNPEFTEILLTSSFMTPIESRNSTSVNRVRCFTQNELVEQIAREKWDLVKIICTQPFNSRVQYGIAFIKLHTSSIDTVRREKSLVPEKFQKQIESAVPKSDTPKVLKLGRFTIREESPDSDGGSTSSTNLFARWKESRVGSSPVPMAEKKNATPTLSTAAAIRNASTPAALKNTSAYLVKKPVTVTHKAKPLLYDDDDDEEEGLPKLLNRNRDSLLYDKEDDKPNPKLEKRLMEERSRQEREKLAKESKEQRDRLIAEKKEKLHDTSSSKFKDFLVDKPACSISSPETSSRPSKQSSTPNKTDNQRTVPKSVHERNNSKEDRMHDGEEKERKKRSSDTFIGSSKGEDRSGVKRPRRQQSDTENEYDKTESKKRNPTYKPFNKLLENVVLVISGIQNPDRANLRSQALAMGAKYKSDWDSSGTHLICAFKNTPKYNQVHGQGKIVKKEWIERCFALRKRISWRKFALDSDDAQQSDSEAEIVDAARKPAESSRENKSPGKSPRRSQENRKSVMETDEEVLAHYDLDDVVMVEEKPETHVISGSDTEEEIERVKQKQRERTDGNKMYDRSTEDEDKNTIGETCSTLDFFHKKIFFIDDGVGAVDAIKLKRYVELYKGTITDNANKAHYVITRDKKPMAESFRGELVKPLWVYECHDMECLIPVQRYQL; this is translated from the exons ATGCCAAGTGTTGTGATACAATCTGTTGAGAGCTACAGCAGTGAAGATACG AATTTTCCAGCTTCAAACTTACTCGCAAAAGATGCTCGTAAATGGAGGTGTAAAGATTCGGGAGAAAAAAGCGCCTACGTTATTTTGCGTCTCGAAAAAGCACTCTGTATCAGCGGTATTGACATCGGAAATGAACACTCTGCTTTCATTGAAGTGCTGGTGGCCAAAAGCGGTCCATCGAATCCGGAATTCACGGAAATACTTTTAACGTCGTCCTTTATGACTCCGATTGAAAGTCGTAACTCTACCAGTGTTAATAGAGTTAGGTGTTTCACACAAAATGAACTCGTAGAGCAAATCGCACGAGAAAAGTGGGATCTAGTTAAAATCATTTGTACCCAGCCTTTCAACAGTCGGGTACAATATGGAATTGCGTTTATTAAGCTCCACACATCATCTATTGATACAGTGCGGCGCGAAAAATCGCTCGTGcctgaaaaattccaaaaacaaATTGAGTCAGCAGTACCTAAGTCAGATACACCGAAAGTTTTGAAGCTAGGAAGGTTTACCATTAGAGAAGAGTCTCCGGATTCTGACGGAGGCAGCACGTCGTCTACAAATTTGTTTGCCAGATGGAAAGAATCACGCGTTGGGAGTTCGCCCGTTCCGATGGCGGAGAAGAAAAATGCAACTCCGACCCTCTCAACGGCTGCAGCAATACGAAATGCTTCGACTCCAGCGGCGTTAAAGAATACTTCTGCTTATTTGGTCAAAAAGCCTGTAACAGTTACGCATAAAGCAAAACCACTActttacgatgatgatgatgatgaggaggAGGGATTGCCAAAGTTGCTCAATCGAAATCGCGACTCCCTGCTATATGATAAAGAAGATGACAAACCAAACCCAAAGTTGGAGAAAAGGTTAATGGAAGAGCGCTCACGACAGGAACGTGAGAAGTTAGCTAAAGAAAGTAAAGAACAGCGTGATCGGTTGATAGcagaaaagaaagagaaacttcATGATACATCGTCATCCAAGTTCAAAGATTTTTTGGTTGATAAACCAGCTTGCAGCATCTCGTCTCCAGAAACATCTTCTCGGCCTAGCAAACAATCTTCTACACCAAATAAAACCGACAATCAGAGAACTGTACCGAAATCAGTGCATGAACGGAACAATTCGAAAGAGGATCGGATGCATGATGGTGAAgaaaaagaacgtaaaaaacgTTCTTCCGATACATTCATCGGTAGTTCAAAGGGCGAGGACCGGTCGGGTGTAAAAAGGCCCAGACGACAGCAAAGTGATACTGAAAACGAATATGACAAAACAGAAAGCAAGAAGAGGAATCCAACGTACAAACCATTCAACAAACTGTTGGAGAACGTAGTTTTAGTCATCAGTGGAATACAG AACCCGGATCGTGCTAATCTTCGTAGCCAGGCTCTCGCGATGGGGGCTAAATATAAATCGGACTGGGACTCCAGCGGCACTCATCTCAT TTGCGCTTTCAAAAACACGCCAAAGTACAACCAGGTGCACGGCCAaggaaaaattgtcaaaaaagaATGGATTGAACGATGCTTTGCTCTGCGGAAGCGCATCTCATGGCGCAAATTTGCGCTAGACTCTGACGATGCTCAGCAGTCTGATTCGGAAGCAGAAATCGTTGATGCTGCTCGGAAGCCTGCGGAGTCTTCACGAGAGAATAAAAGCCCGGGTAAAAGCCCGCGTAGATCTCAAGAGAACCGCAAGAGCGTCATGGAAACCGACGAAGAAGTTCTAGCACACTACGATCTGGACGATGTGGTTATGGTCGAGGAAAAACCAGAAACTCACGTAATCTCCGGTTCGGATACTGAGGAAGAGATTGAACGTGTTAAGCAAAAGCAGCGTGAAAGGACAGACGGAAATAAAATGTACGACAGGAGTACAGAGGATGAAGATAAAAATACTATTGGGGAAACCTGTTCAACACTGGATTTCTtccacaaaaaaatatttttcatagaCGATGGAGTTGGGGCAGTTGATGCTATAAAGCTGAAACGATACGTCGAATTATACAAAGG AACCATCACGGATAATGCTAACAAAGCACATTATGTCATAACACGTGACAAAAAGCCTATGGCGGAAAGTTTTAGAGGGGAACTCGTAAAACCTCTGTGGGTATACGAATGTCACGACATGGAATGTCTCATACCCGTTCAACGGTATCAACTCTGA
- the LOC128741334 gene encoding 26S proteasome non-ATPase regulatory subunit 8, with protein MDNVLVLYKQLKAEWLKSPINLKLCGSLLDKLKIALTQLCYLPSNSPASQQELLIARDVLEIGVEYSVATKNILSFERYISQLKCYYYDYKNEIGESKNKYQLLGLNLLFLLSQNRVAEFHTELELLPADIIQANEYIRHPLALEQYFMEGRYNKIFLAKGNAPAESYNFFIDILLQTVRDEIGACLESSYEKISLQEAAKRLNLKSKEEVKQFGEKKGWRLNSDGFYHFVSELVKPKEPIPSRELAEQAIFYARELEMIV; from the exons ATGGACAACGTACTTGTATTGTACAAACAGTTGAAAGCAGAATGGTTGAAAAGTCCTATCAATCTAAAGTTGTGCGGATCACTTCTTGATAAACTAAag ATTGCTCTTACTCAATTGTGCTATTTGCCAAGTAACAGTCCAGCATCTCAACAAGAGTTGCTGATCGCACGAGATGTTCTCGAAATCGGTGTCGAGTATAGTGTAGCTACAAAGAACATTCTTTCATTTGAAAGATATATTTCTCAACTTAAATGCTATTACTACGATTACAA GAATGAAATTGGGGAATCTAAAAATAAATACCAACTGCTTGGACTGAATCTGCTGTTCCTCTTATCGCAGAACCGAGTGGCCGAGTTTCACACCGAACTGGAACTGCTTCCGGCAGACATCATTCAAGCAAATGAATACATTAGGCACCCGTTGGCTTTGGAGCAATATTTCATGGAAGGAAGGTACAACAAAATATTCTTGGCCAAGGGAAATGCTCCGGCCGAGAGTTATAATTTCTTCATCGATATTCTGTTGCAAACGGTGCGTGATGAAATTGGTGCTTGTCTTGAGAGTTCGTACGAGAAAATTTCGCTCCAAGAGGCTGCCAAGCGGCTAAATCTCAAAAGCAAGGAGGAAGTCAAGCAGTTTGGAGAGAAAAAAGGATGGAGGCTAAACTCGGATGGGTTCTACCATTTTGTTAGCGAACTCGTCAAACCGAAGGAACCTATTCCATCGAGGGAATTGGCCGAACAAGCCATTTTTTACGCACGTGAACTAGAGATGATTGTCTAA
- the LOC128744762 gene encoding splicing factor U2AF 50 kDa subunit produces the protein MDRNNDRERGRRHRSRSRSRERRRSRSRGERKGRSRSRSPYRKGRSRRRKPSLYWDVPPPGFEHITPLQYKAMQAAGQIPANIVADTPQAAVPVVGSTITRQARRLYVGNIPFGVTEEEMMEFFNQQMHLSGLAQAAGNPVLACQINLDKNFAFLEFRSIDETTQAMAFDGINFKGQSLKIRRPHDYQPMPGMTDSAAIAVPEKFSGVISTVVPDSPHKIFIGGLPNYLNEDQVKELLLSFGQLKAFNLVKDAATGLSKGYAFAEYVEYTITDQAIAGLNGMQLGDKKLIVQRASVGAKNSNVAAVAPVQIQVPGLSLVGSSGPPTEVLCLLNMVTPDELKDEEEYEDILEDIKEECNKYGVVRSVEIPRPIEGVDVPGCGKVFVEFNSIVDCQKAQQALTGRKFSDRVVVTSYFDPDKYHRREF, from the exons ATGG ATCGCAACAATGACCGCGAACGCGGCCGTCGGCATCGCTCCAGATCACGCTCCCGTGAACGACGTCGTAGTCGAAGCCGTGGTGAACGGAAAGGACGGTCCCGGTCCAGATCGCCGTATCGCAAGGGTCGTTCTCGCCGCAGGAAGCCTTCTCTCTACTGGGATGTTCCTCCGCCAGGTTTCGAACACATTACACCGCTCCAGTATAAGGCAATGCAGGCGGCTGGTCAAATTCCGGCAAACATTGTAGCCGATACACCACAGGCGGCTGTTCCGGTCGTTGGTTCCACGATAACCCGCCAGGCGAGACGACTGTACGTAGGAAACATTCCGTTCGGTGTAACGGAGGAGGAGATGATGGAATTCTTCAACCAGCAAATGCACCTGTCGGGATTGGCGCAAGCAGCCGGCAATCCGGTGCTCGCATGTCAGATCAATTTGGATAAAAATTTTGCTTTCCTGGAGTTCCGATCGATCGACGAAACCACCCAAGCGATGGCTTTCGACGGTATTAACTTCAAGGGACAGAGTTTAAAGATTCGCCGACCGCACGATTATCAACCGATGCCCGGTATGACCGATTCAGCCGCTATCGCTGTACCAG AAAAATTCTCCGGGGTCATTAGCACCGTGGTACCAGATTCGCCTCATAAGATCTTTATCGGCGGTTTGCCTAACTATTTGAACGAGGATCAG GTCAAGGAACTCTTACTTTCATTCGGCCAATTGAAAGCCTTCAACTTGGTCAAGGATGCCGCGACTGGTTTGAGCAAAGGTTATGCTTTTGCCGAATATGTGGAATACACTATCACCGATCAg GCTATTGCTGGATTAAACGGTATGCAGCTTGGTGACAAGAAACTCATCGTTCAAAGGGCAAGCGTTGGCGCGAAGAATTCGAACGTGGCTGCCGTGGCACCAGTGCAGATTCAG GTTCCAGGTCTCTCACTGGTCGGTTCCTCAGGTCCTCCAACGGAGGTGCTCTGTTTGCTGAATATGGTTACACCGGATGAACTGAAGGACGAAGAGGAATACGAGGACATCCTAGAGGACATCAAGGAAGAATGTAACAAGTACGGCGTCGTGCGAAGCGTGGAAATCCCGCGGCCCATCGAAGGTGTCGATGTGCCCGGCTGTGGCAAGGTCTTTGTCGAGTTCAACTCGATTGTGGACTGCCAGAAAGCACAGCAAGCCCTCACCGGGCGCAAGTTCAGTGATCGCGTGGTTGTTACTTCATACTTTGACCCCGATAAGTATCATCGCCGTGAATTTTAA